A genomic region of Candidatus Poribacteria bacterium contains the following coding sequences:
- the ybeY gene encoding rRNA maturation RNase YbeY, with protein MIRVRNTSNNTTFDVEVIHNAVLATLKAHDAEACEVSVLLTDDADIKHLNRDYRGVDAPTDVLAFAMREGEDGNVNPNVLGDLVISLETASRQLTTGDQFSATRSSLETEKQGTTYDTLEIEVALLAIHGALHLLGYDHQTQEEATVMFQKQNTIFGLLRKP; from the coding sequence TTGATTCGCGTTAGGAATACAAGTAACAATACCACCTTTGACGTAGAAGTCATTCACAACGCAGTGCTCGCGACACTAAAAGCACATGATGCAGAGGCGTGTGAAGTCAGTGTCCTCTTAACAGACGATGCTGACATTAAACATCTCAACCGCGACTATCGAGGCGTTGATGCGCCGACAGATGTGCTGGCTTTTGCGATGCGTGAGGGTGAAGATGGGAATGTGAACCCGAATGTACTCGGTGATCTCGTTATATCCCTCGAAACGGCATCGCGGCAATTGACAACAGGCGATCAGTTCAGCGCGACTCGCAGTAGTCTTGAAACCGAAAAACAGGGGACAACCTACGACACTCTTGAAATCGAAGTCGCGTTACTCGCGATACACGGTGCACTTCATCTGCTTGGCTACGACCATCAAACACAAGAAGAAGCCACAGTTATGTTTCAAAAGCAGAATACCATCTTCGGTTTATTGAGGAAACCATAG
- a CDS encoding PhoH family protein: MQKQESKGVPIQSNAEVQALFGHSDAFLKIIEDNFDARVVLKSDNIAIIGENVTEVNRVTTVLESLLHRIRKGESIQATDVNYAIRASRVDERDTLGDTGAESIPVFSKRGVIRPKTAGQRRYVEAMKHNDLVFGIGPAGTGKTYLAMAMAVSALKSGQVSRIILTRPAVEAGEKLGFLPGDIADKVHPYLRPLYDALYDMMPPEALDKYIERNVIEVAPIAFMRGRTLNNSFVVLDEAQNATIEQMKMFLTRLGFDSKAVVTGDITQTDLPTHKISGLADAQEVLSGINGIEFIYFSRVDVVRHELVQRIVEAYEQASPHNKGRNGGNPPSASDAEE, translated from the coding sequence TTGCAAAAACAAGAATCAAAGGGTGTTCCCATACAGAGCAACGCTGAAGTGCAAGCCCTGTTCGGGCATAGCGATGCCTTCTTAAAAATTATTGAAGACAATTTCGATGCCCGCGTTGTTTTGAAAAGTGACAACATCGCTATCATTGGCGAAAACGTCACAGAAGTCAACCGGGTGACAACGGTTCTCGAATCACTTCTTCACCGCATTCGGAAAGGAGAAAGCATTCAGGCAACTGATGTCAACTATGCGATTCGTGCATCCAGGGTCGATGAACGAGATACCTTAGGTGACACAGGTGCCGAGTCTATTCCGGTATTCTCAAAACGCGGTGTCATCCGTCCAAAGACCGCTGGTCAAAGAAGGTATGTGGAAGCGATGAAACACAACGACCTTGTGTTCGGTATCGGACCCGCCGGAACAGGGAAAACATATCTCGCCATGGCGATGGCGGTCTCCGCACTCAAAAGTGGACAGGTGAGTCGTATCATCTTGACGCGACCCGCCGTTGAAGCTGGTGAGAAACTCGGTTTTTTACCCGGCGATATTGCCGACAAGGTGCATCCATACCTACGTCCGTTATACGATGCGCTCTACGATATGATGCCACCCGAAGCACTCGACAAATACATCGAACGAAATGTTATTGAGGTCGCACCGATCGCTTTCATGCGAGGCAGAACGCTCAACAACTCGTTTGTTGTCCTTGATGAAGCGCAAAATGCTACGATTGAGCAGATGAAGATGTTCCTCACCCGCCTCGGTTTTGACTCAAAAGCCGTGGTCACAGGCGACATTACGCAGACAGATCTACCGACACACAAAATTTCAGGACTCGCAGATGCACAAGAGGTGCTTTCAGGAATCAACGGCATTGAGTTCATCTATTTTTCAAGGGTTGATGTTGTCCGACATGAACTCGTCCAACGTATCGTCGAAGCTTATGAACAGGCATCACCACACAATAAGGGACGGAACGGCGGGAACCCGCCAAGTGCGTCCGATGCAGAAGAATAA